The DNA window CATCACTCAAGAAGACATTTATGTCCAAATCTTGTGCACTCTCTACATTGCACATAACCAAactttttaaaatcaaattgATTCTTGCCTTCAATCCTTAACCAAGAGAGTGGGCAGAGGTCTTTAAAGTTTTCAAGAGTAGTGTGACTTGGAAATATACTCCCAAAGAGCAGGAACTGCCATTCTAACTCTTCTTGGAGGAGATTgttgtcaaatattttttttatctctaATTCATTCCAAACTTCTTCATGACCAATGAGATAGAGTCATCACAGAGCTTCGACTCATTGACTTTCTGTGTTAATTGAAGAACATCGTTGAAGAAATCATTAAACACTTGGAAAGCAAAGGTATTACATTTGTCCTTCTTTTGTAAGTGTATGTTCATCTCGAAAGTACGAAGAGAACTGACCAAGTCTTCCAGATATAGTTGGATGTGTCTCGTGCTTCATCAAGTGCACAAATCTTGATATTGAATAAAGTTATCGTATGACTTTTTTAACCAATCATTCGTTTGAAATTAGATCACTAAGGTTGAATGCTTCATTGGTTATCTCTCTCAAGCGACAATCATATTCTATGATTGTTTCATTCTCTTCCATCCtcaaactttcaaattttgatgtTATCATTCTCAACTTTATCCTTTTCACACTTTCATATCCTTTATAATGTTTTTGAAAGATTTCTCATACATCCTTAGCAGAAACGCAACTAGCAATCTAATTGAACATATTTAGATCGACTGATATGAAGATGTCATTTAAATCCATTGAATTGTGGCTCGAAATTGGGACTCCATCAGCTATCCATTCACTTTCTAGCTTTGGCAGATTGTCACCATCTTCATCTACTCTTGTCGGTATAGTTCAACTGCTGACAACTAATTGTCATCCTATCTCATCTATGGACTTAATATATAATCTTATCTTGACCTTCCATAAACTGTAATTGGATCCATCCAAGACAGATGGTAGTAACACATCGTTTTTAAGTTGCATGTCCATTAATTTGTACCtattaaacaaacataaacaGAATCCCACTCAGTAAAGTCAAGTGAtggctctgatatcaattgaAAGATTTTTGTTTAACATGCATGATAAATATTGTCTGTATCGGATATAAATATTGTCTCAGATATAAATATTGTCTCAAAAGTTGTAACACTTTATGACAACATGCAGCGTAATAATTAAACACACAAAtaactaacttaattaaaataactcaGAAATAATTATGCACGAGTTTAAATATTTACGCGATGCTTTAAGGTAAAAtaatcactagaaaaatgtgcattaaatttacaaaaccaatactagtgatTATATgaatttcctcaacaagttaAGAAAACAAGTTGTATCCTAAAACAAATAACCAGACTTAAAACGAAACAAAAGAATGCAAAACGATATGCCGAAAAGTGGAGCAACAAAACAAAATCTTCAATCAACACTTTCACAAGTGTTGTCTTCAGATGCCTCCAACACTCAACGACAATACAGTATAATTACGATGCTTCGTCTTTGCGAGTTTGTCTAAAAATTCTCTAGTGTATTTCTTGTCTCGCTTCTCTCTTTTCTGTATTCTTGCTTATCCTTGTGCATCAATTATTCTTCTATATATAGACTTGTGTGAATCTTAATAAGCTTGAATATATTCCTACAATAAAGAAATAGTTTTCATTAGGAAACAAATTATTCCAAATAAGAGTTTAAGAAACTCAATTTTCTAGTAAGATAAAATTTTTAAGCAAAATCTTATCAAAAACAAAGAATTTAAGATATAAATTTGTGTCTTGCAAAGCTAGTCACGTTTCCTTTTAGGATCCATTGCTGGAGTATCTTCTCCCATTCTCAGTAGTCGGACCTGTACTAGTCACTATAAAAAGATTGTTTTGTGAAGTGAAAAACAATAATCATGTTTTTTCTATATGTTTCGAACATTTCCTACATGGCCTCAttgtattttctttcattttgaaGTATTGATGGTCGTTTGCCATATTTAtctcttttttctttaaatGAATTTTAATGTGTGTAATATATGTATTATTCTCGGCACATCTGGAATTTAAGAGAGTATCGATGCCAAATAAACCATATTAGACGGAACTTACGGGAAAAAATGACCAAaaccaaaaaataatattcaagTTACTtgattaaaacaaaaatttgagAAGTTATATATCTAAGTACCTAAACATCTTAACTTACATTATCAAAATTGCAATTTTCACTTTTATAATTGACATCAAATTAAATAGTTTTTCACTTTGGTACAAATAGAACATATCCCAGTGTTAAATCATCAAAAAATTATTACAcaaaaatcaaaatcagacaCATAAAACATCTTTTACTAATTTACTCAAATTCAAATAGGATGAACCTCCATGATCGATGGCTTCGGCCAACTTCTCCTTCCACTCCAAAGCCCTTCTCTTCATCTTCACACCTCTCTCCCCATCCAACAATTCCCTAACAAGAAATCCCACATCCTCCCTCTTCACATCACCACAGATTTCCAATCCGACGCCCCATTCGTCGCACGCATACCGACAATTTATCTGCTGATCGGCGAAAAAAGGCCAGCATAGCATCGGAACCCCACTGCACAAGCTTTCAGTCATCGAGTTCCATCCGCAGTGCGTCAAGAATCCTCCAACCGCTCCATGGGCGAGCACCTTTTCTTGAGGGCACCAACTCGCTAGAAAACCTCTGTCTTTCGCTACCTCGGAGAATCCGAGTGGGAGGGCGGTGTTCTCTCCCGAAACTAAATCCGGCCTAACAATCCACAAGAAGCTCTTGTCGCTGTCCATAAGCCCCCATGCTAACTCGGTCACCTGCCGGGGAGTTAAGACTGCAATGCTGCCATAGTTCACGTAGATCACTGAGTTTTTAGGCTTCGAGTCGAGCCACTCGAGGCACTCGGGCTCTTCAGGCAAGAGGCTGGAGCACATCCGTTTCATGGTGTCGTCGTCTGGAACACCATCTATCAGGAGTTGCAGCGGGCCGATGGTGTAGATTGGTGGGCAGATTGAAGAAAGAGCATTCAGCACATTCTTTTCCAAAGCAAAAACAGTGTTTATGATTATGGCTGATGCCTTTGAAGATCGAGCAGTTTCTGTTATTACATAGTTTAACATTTCATCTTTCGGATCTGTTGTTAGAACGAAACTGGGGAAATCTTTGAGGCGTAAAGGGATCATTCCCGGAATCCAATTTATTGGAGTGTCCAAATATTCCTTCTCATCTGTAGAAAATTAAAGCATAATTGATTAATGGTAaagtattattaaatatttgtcCAAATTAGCATCATTTATATAACAATATAATAACACAAATTACACCGaattaatgatatttttaaacaagtaaaaatatcataatctaactcgTTCATAATATCTTTACCACAAATTTCTAAAATTATAATACAAAATggctaaattttattttccacttttatgttatatatttgTAGTTTTGATCATCTATGTATCAAAATTTGGTTATAATCCTATATTTTCATTTGGAGttgatctcatgtgagaccgtctcacggatcttaatatgtgagacggatcaaccatacccatattcacaataaaaagtaatactcttagcataaaaagtaatactttttcatgtatgacccaaataagagatccgtctcacagatatgacccgtgagaccgtctcacacaagtttttgcctttcatTTGTTTGGTAATATTGGCTTTTTTAAATAGTAATGTTGATTTAACATTTCACACATCTGCATTAGGTTTAAAACAAGTCAACATCAATTAAGCGGTgtaaagaaaacaaaaataatagACTAATATTgaaatctgaaaacataatacaccaaaatttttaaaaaaaataatacaaatatacttaactaaaaatattatttttcccaaTATTCCTAATTTAACttgggaaattttttttttgtcatgtAATTTCATCACTTTGCGATTTTGGTTATCTATGTTattaatttcagttttattcCAGCGTATTCagattttttgtaattttaatttcTTTCATCGAAAATACTGAAATGACATTATACACATCAACGCTGCATTAACATCACATTAACACCATAAcgaaaaaataactaaaaacaacatagataaagaaaCTTAAAAAAACCAAAATCTTAAAACAAACATATTATTGTTCATCCATTAATTAATGTGAGGTGAGGTACATCAattattgactcagttgtaataaacaatctttattttaatataatttaactttttatggtcttgttatactttatctgtatacctatGCAAACATCAtaaataaagtccttgattatgctttaatacaaatgaatcgtaattcgatgttgaaactcatttgtaaacactgcatattctaaattcgttcctagtcgattcagccgcctaaaacagggataaaggttgcttgagctcgagactagcatatctGATGTCGTGTACTGCGTTTcctggtaagggcatggagatgtccaaacatgcagatgggtagtcatatgatgattataccaagTGGTTATGatttcatcgagaggataagtccgtggttatgattgtacaccattagtccttacgacccgggacaacactgaggctctatatgctagggttgtgctttgactcgtttaccggttccaggagagtcatcaggtggcgaggttgggtacagttgctcCACATAGaagagccagtgcattgtagtcggagattcaccgctcacctacgggtgtggatatcctatgtgatctgatgaaattatagtgcgtggaatctctggccagagtatgagatgtacgttatagaaggagttctccaaccgtacatgcgatgccactatttatagttatcacattgttatcgaattattatgcaaccctcgatgaaccaatggttgcagattcaatcgggatatatgagatgaagggaccgtactgtacgttaatcataatcgactggttcttgcaggcactatcagtgatacctaggggatcatgaggcgatgctactagacgctcttaccatgatccgatgggtgcaatcagaaatgagttctgacattcttgatcaaagagttgatgaaaagaatgaggctaactagggtaagtccgaataaaggattatgtcttgaattacaaagagttgtgaactcacggctagctgtatccctgaaccattgaaggTCACACAGGTACTGGAATATTTGTTCCCgtggagataataaattcaaggagtttgatttatattatgatatagtaaattcaaggagttgaatttatgataattaaattttgaaaaaataaattcaaggagttgaatttataagatagtaaattcaagaagttgaatttatgaaatttggagataataaattcaaggagttgaatttttaaaatttgaggatttattttattaaactcaaaagttgagtttattaaatattaaattttggaggtgataaattcaaggagttgaatttataatttaaatattaaattcaaatgttgaatttatattcgatttaatttattaaactcaaaagttgagtttattaaatattaaataaaatatagtgaaagtatgtttaatgggcttgtaagagtacaagtccaacatattaaataattaaagttattaatgaactttgattaattaattaaactagctAGTTGGATTAGCCCAATTGAttaatcaagctcattaatgttaattatgataattaggtcatggaattttttttctaaaattttttgACCAAAAATCAAAGTCTCCACTAATTTGGATTGAGAGATTTTGagaatcacaatcataatcctccaaatatttaatttacttaattaattaagttaatgataattagaaagaaaaataagaagaggATGGTGATCTTATTTTACGTGGATGGTGATCTGAAAGATTTAAATGAAAATTCATTGGGTTTCGGCTCTTCCCAATTCCAAAAAGGCTGCTCTCGAAATTTCTTTCATCGGGCAAAGAAAAATCGGCTATTGAGTCGATTTTTTTTCGTGttctatctctacgcaaaatatcttccaatatttctagtgcaatttggaagaggatcaaataatccagtc is part of the Primulina eburnea isolate SZY01 chromosome 1, ASM2296580v1, whole genome shotgun sequence genome and encodes:
- the LOC140829348 gene encoding 7-deoxyloganetin glucosyltransferase-like; the encoded protein is MESSETTKKQHALCIPFPAQGHINPMLKFAILLHNKGFHITFVHTEYNYTRLLRSQGPAAVGGLLDFRFETIPDGLSPADGRAEARNLPSLCFSTRKNCLAPVSELIKKLNHREPPVSCVIADAIMSFALDAAAEIGVPGVILRTASACSFLCYKHVVHLVDKGLVPLKDEKEYLDTPINWIPGMIPLRLKDFPSFVLTTDPKDEMLNYVITETARSSKASAIIINTVFALEKNVLNALSSICPPIYTIGPLQLLIDGVPDDDTMKRMCSSLLPEEPECLEWLDSKPKNSVIYVNYGSIAVLTPRQVTELAWGLMDSDKSFLWIVRPDLVSGENTALPLGFSEVAKDRGFLASWCPQEKVLAHGAVGGFLTHCGWNSMTESLCSGVPMLCWPFFADQQINCRYACDEWGVGLEICGDVKREDVGFLVRELLDGERGVKMKRRALEWKEKLAEAIDHGGSSYLNLSKLVKDVLCV